In a genomic window of Sphingomonas koreensis:
- a CDS encoding head GIN domain-containing protein, whose protein sequence is MRIALLIPFALLAAGFAPAAEERRVMLTGFDRIRIDGPFEVRVAAGSPAATVTGDRRAIERVNVRSEGGVLVISASIATRDGWRDKEGQARVSVTVPRLRAANVNGGGRLEIADITGQRVDLGVNGAGSLTIARLAADQLVTTLTGTGIVRLNGGTARNARFTSYGAGSIEASALTVNDLTVHAQSAGDSRFTARFTAVISALGTGSTRVEGNAACRIAGPGPASCAGKTEGR, encoded by the coding sequence ATGCGCATCGCCTTGCTGATCCCGTTCGCCCTTCTTGCCGCGGGGTTCGCGCCGGCCGCTGAAGAGCGCCGTGTCATGCTCACCGGCTTCGACCGGATCCGCATCGACGGACCGTTCGAGGTGCGCGTGGCTGCGGGATCGCCCGCCGCGACCGTGACCGGCGATCGCCGGGCGATCGAACGGGTCAATGTCCGCAGCGAAGGCGGCGTCCTGGTGATCAGCGCCAGCATCGCGACGCGGGACGGCTGGCGCGACAAGGAAGGGCAGGCCCGGGTCAGCGTCACCGTGCCCAGGCTGCGTGCCGCGAACGTCAATGGCGGCGGCAGGCTGGAGATTGCGGACATCACCGGCCAGCGGGTCGATCTCGGCGTCAACGGCGCCGGATCGCTGACCATAGCCCGCCTCGCCGCCGATCAGCTCGTCACGACATTGACCGGCACCGGGATCGTCCGCCTGAACGGCGGAACCGCCCGCAACGCGCGATTCACCTCCTATGGCGCGGGATCGATCGAGGCTTCCGCCCTTACCGTCAACGATCTGACCGTACATGCACAAAGCGCGGGCGACAGCCGTTTCACCGCACGGTTCACCGCCGTCATATCGGCGCTTGGCACCGGATCGACGCGGGTCGAAGGCAATGCCGCGTGCCGCATCGCCGGCCCGGGACCGGCAAGCTGCGCGGGCAAGACCGAGGGGCGCTAG
- a CDS encoding head GIN domain-containing protein, which translates to MKLALAITAAALPLAACNFANGMSGDVVKPSGSGTTRSFDVSGFTEVSLRGADNVEVRNGPAFKVTAEGDSALLDQLEIRKDGDTLRIGRKDGDWKWGGGQGAKIVVTLPKLLSASVAGSGDMTVDRAEGNFDASIAGSGNLSIAQFAGGKADLSIAGSGDLRIAAGQASEIDASIAGSGDIDAAGLKAARGDISIAGSGNLRAQVTGEADISIVGSGDVELTGGAKCSISKMGSGEARCS; encoded by the coding sequence ATGAAGCTCGCCCTTGCCATTACTGCCGCCGCCCTCCCGCTGGCCGCCTGCAACTTCGCCAACGGGATGAGCGGAGACGTCGTCAAGCCGAGCGGGTCGGGCACCACCCGCAGCTTCGACGTTTCCGGATTCACCGAAGTGTCCCTGCGCGGCGCCGACAATGTCGAGGTCAGGAACGGCCCCGCCTTCAAGGTGACGGCGGAGGGCGACAGCGCGCTGCTCGACCAGCTCGAAATCCGCAAGGACGGCGACACGCTGCGCATCGGCCGCAAGGACGGCGATTGGAAATGGGGTGGCGGCCAGGGCGCGAAGATCGTCGTGACGCTTCCCAAATTGCTCAGCGCCAGCGTCGCCGGATCGGGCGACATGACCGTCGATCGCGCCGAGGGCAATTTCGATGCCTCGATCGCCGGATCGGGCAATCTCAGCATCGCGCAGTTCGCGGGCGGCAAGGCCGATCTGTCGATCGCAGGATCGGGCGACCTGCGGATCGCCGCCGGCCAGGCAAGCGAGATCGACGCCTCGATCGCCGGTTCGGGCGATATCGATGCAGCCGGTCTCAAGGCGGCGCGCGGCGATATCTCGATCGCGGGGTCGGGCAACCTTCGCGCTCAGGTGACCGGCGAAGCGGACATCTCGATCGTCGGATCGGGCGATGTCGAGCTGACCGGCGGCGCCAAATGCTCGATCAGCAAAATGGGCTCGGGCGAAGCGCGCTGCAGCTGA
- a CDS encoding CarD family transcriptional regulator has protein sequence MAAKALSFDVGDYVVYPKHGVGRVIELQKSEIAGMQLELYVLRFEKEKMTLRVPTNKAESVGMRKLSSDKTLKEALDTLKGKPKVKRTMWSRRAQEYEAKINSGDLVSIAEVVRDLFRADDQPEQSYSERQIFEAAASRLARELAAMEQIDEKAALEKLLDILRAAAAIYNKDKAPA, from the coding sequence ATGGCTGCCAAGGCGCTGTCCTTCGATGTCGGCGATTATGTCGTTTACCCCAAGCACGGTGTTGGCCGTGTGATCGAACTCCAGAAATCGGAAATCGCGGGGATGCAGCTCGAGCTGTACGTGCTCCGCTTCGAAAAAGAAAAGATGACGCTTCGCGTTCCGACCAACAAGGCCGAGAGCGTCGGCATGCGCAAGCTGTCGAGCGACAAGACGCTCAAGGAAGCGCTCGACACGCTCAAGGGCAAGCCCAAGGTCAAGCGCACCATGTGGTCGCGCCGCGCGCAGGAATATGAAGCGAAGATCAACTCGGGCGACCTCGTGTCGATCGCCGAAGTGGTCCGCGACCTGTTCCGCGCCGACGACCAGCCCGAGCAGAGCTATTCGGAGCGCCAGATCTTCGAAGCCGCCGCGTCGCGCCTCGCCCGCGAGCTCGCCGCGATGGAACAGATCGACGAGAAGGCCGCGCTCGAGAAGCTGCTCGACATCCTGCGCGCCGCCGCAGCGATCTACAACAAGGACAAGGCGCCTGCATAA
- the pdeM gene encoding ligase-associated DNA damage response endonuclease PdeM: MVPFSFADHALCALPEGAIYWPARQALIVADLHFEKASWFAAGGQMLPPYDSLATLTALTALAERTQPRELWCLGDSFHDADGCDRLPDGARAALAALTAALRWVWITGNHDAALSGDIGGEIVEEAEVDGLLLRHEAEPGETRPELSGHFHPKLRVRLRGRHVARRCFVATPAKLILPAFGALTGGLDAQHPEIIRAVGRGAEALVPLDDRLLRFPLAA, from the coding sequence ATGGTTCCCTTTTCGTTCGCCGATCATGCCTTGTGTGCGCTCCCCGAGGGCGCGATCTACTGGCCTGCGCGGCAGGCGTTGATCGTCGCCGATCTGCATTTCGAGAAAGCGAGCTGGTTTGCCGCGGGCGGACAGATGCTGCCGCCCTATGACTCGCTGGCCACGCTGACGGCGCTGACGGCGCTGGCCGAGCGGACGCAGCCGCGGGAGCTGTGGTGTCTGGGCGACAGCTTCCACGATGCGGACGGGTGCGACCGGCTGCCCGATGGCGCGCGCGCTGCGCTGGCGGCCCTGACGGCGGCGTTGCGCTGGGTGTGGATCACCGGCAATCACGATGCGGCGCTTTCCGGCGATATCGGTGGCGAGATCGTCGAGGAGGCAGAGGTCGACGGGCTGCTGCTGCGGCATGAGGCCGAGCCGGGCGAGACGCGGCCCGAACTGTCGGGGCATTTCCATCCCAAGCTGCGCGTGCGGCTGCGCGGCCGGCATGTCGCCCGGCGCTGCTTCGTCGCGACCCCGGCCAAGCTGATCCTGCCCGCATTCGGCGCGCTCACCGGCGGGCTCGACGCGCAGCATCCCGAAATCATCCGTGCCGTGGGGCGCGGCGCGGAGGCGCTGGTTCCGCTCGACGACCGGCTGCTGCGCTTCCCCCTGGCGGCCTAG